The Scyliorhinus torazame isolate Kashiwa2021f chromosome 17, sScyTor2.1, whole genome shotgun sequence genome includes a window with the following:
- the LOC140393824 gene encoding uncharacterized protein isoform X1 has product MNLPTDDDVNFITEETFDFGISFPTESQESLLETDPEEVFIGPARNSERCVAMGIDVNSNNGNQPKTNESVLKWSPLSAEKLVEIVKEANRLANQFEKCALKEKENAKIQGREGRSGNDQLKLEKESKAKIRLLQDERTCKKSPRSPRRDTFFVLDSPNKALLPSVNLQVANENSPITNTGKTHTNEPQIANCRTELTSEFEQVTADKPNLSKEGNLSAEREEAAVKKQSVLTRPSGLKLPSGFNRKGNIHSISPSKPYQYPKKDSLHAPLSSTGNLKQAKSTSLNNPVNPSGKSTVLRNKQGKDKAPMISERKMPSSSISFKPSTDNLKPLPSANRATSTEMSSRIQPPSKLITPGNRLRPGSVSSIRIGNKNERASSAVLKGKGSERQLKTTVASTTHLNSSVSASAIQNRTPPKKTTSSNVKR; this is encoded by the exons ATGAATCTGCCAACCGATGATG ATGTTAACTTTATAACTGAAGAAACATTTGATTTTGGAATTAGTTTCCCAACTGAAAG CCAAGAATCATTGCTTGAAACTGATCCTGAGGAAGTCTTCATTGGCCCGGCCAGAAACTCTGAGAGGTGTGTTGCTATGGGAATCGATGTGAACAGTAATAATGGAAACCAGCCGAAAACAAACGAAAGCGTGCTGAAGTGGAGTCCCCTCAGTGCTGAAAAACTTGTAGAAATTGTGAAGGAAGCAAATCGCCTGGCAAATCAGTTTGAAAAATGTGCTTTGAAGGAAAAGGAAAATGCAAAAATACAGGGAAGAGAGGGAAGAAGTGGCAATGACCAATTAAAATTAGAAAAAGAATCCAAAGCCAAAATCAGACTTCTACAAGATGAGAGAACATGTAAGAAAAGCCCGCGAAGTCCAAGGAGAGATACATTTTTTGTATTGGATAGTCCAAATAAAGCTCTTCTTCCTTCTGTGAATCTTCAGGTTGCAAATGAAAACAGTCCAATCACTAACACTGGAAAAACACATACTAATGAACCTCAAATCGCCAACTGCAgaacagagttgaccagtgagtttgAACAAGTAACCGCTGACAAACCAAATCTATCAAAGGAAGGTAACCTATCTGCAGAAAGAGAGGAAGCTGCTGTTAAGAAG CAGTCGGTGCTTACCAGACCATCTGGTTTGAAACTTCCATCTGGTTTTAACAGGAAAGGAAACATACATTCAATATCTCCATCCAAACCCTACCAGTATCCTAAAAAGGATTCACTACATGCACCGTTGTCCTCAACAGGGAATCTGAAGCAAGCCAAAA GTACATCATTAAACAACCCAGTAAATCCCTCGGGAAAGAGTACTGTGCTTCGCAACAAACAAGGTAAAGATAAAGCACCAATGATATCCGAGAGAAAGATGCCTAGTTCATCAATCTCTTTTAAACCCTCTACTGATAATCTGAAGCCACTTCCAAGTGCTAACAGAGCTACCAGCACAGAGATGAGCAGTCGAATACAACCACCAAGCAAGCTGATTACTCCTGGAAATCGTTTGAGACCTGGATCTGTCTCATCTATTCGCATAGGGAACAAAAATGAAAGGGCCAGTTCAGCTGTGCTTAAAGGGAAGGGATCAGAAAGGCAACTCAAAACCACAG tTGCTTCCACTACACATCTGAATTCCAGTGTAAGTGCTTCAGCAATCCAAAATAGGACTCCACCCAAGAAAACAACTTCAAGTAATGTAAAAAG ATGA
- the LOC140393824 gene encoding uncharacterized protein isoform X3 — MNLPTDDDVNFITEETFDFGISFPTESQESLLETDPEEVFIGPARNSERCVAMGIDVNSNNGNQPKTNESVLKWSPLSAEKLVEIVKEANRLANQFEKCALKEKENAKIQGREGRSGNDQLKLEKESKAKIRLLQDERTCKKSPRSPRRDTFFVLDSPNKALLPSVNLQVANENSPITNTGKTHTNEPQIANCRTELTSEFEQVTADKPNLSKEGNLSAEREEAAVKKSVLTRPSGLKLPSGFNRKGNIHSISPSKPYQYPKKDSLHAPLSSTGNLKQAKSTSLNNPVNPSGKSTVLRNKQGKDKAPMISERKMPSSSISFKPSTDNLKPLPSANRATSTEMSSRIQPPSKLITPGNRLRPGSVSSIRIGNKNERASSAVLKGKGSERQLKTTVASTTHLNSSVSASAIQNRTPPKKTTSSNVKR, encoded by the exons ATGAATCTGCCAACCGATGATG ATGTTAACTTTATAACTGAAGAAACATTTGATTTTGGAATTAGTTTCCCAACTGAAAG CCAAGAATCATTGCTTGAAACTGATCCTGAGGAAGTCTTCATTGGCCCGGCCAGAAACTCTGAGAGGTGTGTTGCTATGGGAATCGATGTGAACAGTAATAATGGAAACCAGCCGAAAACAAACGAAAGCGTGCTGAAGTGGAGTCCCCTCAGTGCTGAAAAACTTGTAGAAATTGTGAAGGAAGCAAATCGCCTGGCAAATCAGTTTGAAAAATGTGCTTTGAAGGAAAAGGAAAATGCAAAAATACAGGGAAGAGAGGGAAGAAGTGGCAATGACCAATTAAAATTAGAAAAAGAATCCAAAGCCAAAATCAGACTTCTACAAGATGAGAGAACATGTAAGAAAAGCCCGCGAAGTCCAAGGAGAGATACATTTTTTGTATTGGATAGTCCAAATAAAGCTCTTCTTCCTTCTGTGAATCTTCAGGTTGCAAATGAAAACAGTCCAATCACTAACACTGGAAAAACACATACTAATGAACCTCAAATCGCCAACTGCAgaacagagttgaccagtgagtttgAACAAGTAACCGCTGACAAACCAAATCTATCAAAGGAAGGTAACCTATCTGCAGAAAGAGAGGAAGCTGCTGTTAAGAAG TCGGTGCTTACCAGACCATCTGGTTTGAAACTTCCATCTGGTTTTAACAGGAAAGGAAACATACATTCAATATCTCCATCCAAACCCTACCAGTATCCTAAAAAGGATTCACTACATGCACCGTTGTCCTCAACAGGGAATCTGAAGCAAGCCAAAA GTACATCATTAAACAACCCAGTAAATCCCTCGGGAAAGAGTACTGTGCTTCGCAACAAACAAGGTAAAGATAAAGCACCAATGATATCCGAGAGAAAGATGCCTAGTTCATCAATCTCTTTTAAACCCTCTACTGATAATCTGAAGCCACTTCCAAGTGCTAACAGAGCTACCAGCACAGAGATGAGCAGTCGAATACAACCACCAAGCAAGCTGATTACTCCTGGAAATCGTTTGAGACCTGGATCTGTCTCATCTATTCGCATAGGGAACAAAAATGAAAGGGCCAGTTCAGCTGTGCTTAAAGGGAAGGGATCAGAAAGGCAACTCAAAACCACAG tTGCTTCCACTACACATCTGAATTCCAGTGTAAGTGCTTCAGCAATCCAAAATAGGACTCCACCCAAGAAAACAACTTCAAGTAATGTAAAAAG ATGA
- the LOC140393824 gene encoding uncharacterized protein isoform X2, whose translation MNLPTDDDVNFITEETFDFGISFPTESQESLLETDPEEVFIGPARNSERCVAMGIDVNSNNGNQPKTNESVLKWSPLSAEKLVEIVKEANRLANQFEKCALKEKENAKIQGREGRSGNDQLKLEKESKAKIRLLQDERTCKKSPRSPRRDTFFVLDSPNKALLPSVNLQVANENSPITNTGKTHTNEPQIANCRTELTSEFEQVTADKPNLSKEGNLSAEREEAAVKKQSVLTRPSGLKLPSGFNRKGNIHSISPSKPYQYPKKDSLHAPLSSTGNLKQAKSTSLNNPVNPSGKSTVLRNKQGKDKAPMISERKMPSSSISFKPSTDNLKPLPSANRATSTEMSSRIQPPSKLITPGNRLRPGSVSSIRIGNKNERASSAVLKGKGSERQLKTTVASTTHLNSSVSASAIQNRTPPKKTTSSNVKR comes from the exons ATGAATCTGCCAACCGATGATG ATGTTAACTTTATAACTGAAGAAACATTTGATTTTGGAATTAGTTTCCCAACTGAAAG CCAAGAATCATTGCTTGAAACTGATCCTGAGGAAGTCTTCATTGGCCCGGCCAGAAACTCTGAGAGGTGTGTTGCTATGGGAATCGATGTGAACAGTAATAATGGAAACCAGCCGAAAACAAACGAAAGCGTGCTGAAGTGGAGTCCCCTCAGTGCTGAAAAACTTGTAGAAATTGTGAAGGAAGCAAATCGCCTGGCAAATCAGTTTGAAAAATGTGCTTTGAAGGAAAAGGAAAATGCAAAAATACAGGGAAGAGAGGGAAGAAGTGGCAATGACCAATTAAAATTAGAAAAAGAATCCAAAGCCAAAATCAGACTTCTACAAGATGAGAGAACATGTAAGAAAAGCCCGCGAAGTCCAAGGAGAGATACATTTTTTGTATTGGATAGTCCAAATAAAGCTCTTCTTCCTTCTGTGAATCTTCAGGTTGCAAATGAAAACAGTCCAATCACTAACACTGGAAAAACACATACTAATGAACCTCAAATCGCCAACTGCAgaacagagttgaccagtgagtttgAACAAGTAACCGCTGACAAACCAAATCTATCAAAGGAAGGTAACCTATCTGCAGAAAGAGAGGAAGCTGCTGTTAAGAAG CAGTCGGTGCTTACCAGACCATCTGGTTTGAAACTTCCATCTGGTTTTAACAGGAAAGGAAACATACATTCAATATCTCCATCCAAACCCTACCAGTATCCTAAAAAGGATTCACTACATGCACCGTTGTCCTCAACAGGGAATCTGAAGCAAGCCAAAA GTACATCATTAAACAACCCAGTAAATCCCTCGGGAAAGAGTACTGTGCTTCGCAACAAACAAGGTAAAGATAAAGCACCAATGATATCCGAGAGAAAGATGCCTAGTTCATCAATCTCTTTTAAACCCTCTACTGATAATCTGAAGCCACTTCCAAGTGCTAACAGAGCTACCAGCACAGAGATGAGCAGTCGAATACAACCACCAAGCAAGCTGATTACTCCTGGAAATCGTTTGAGACCTGGATCTGTCTCATCTATTCGCATAGGGAACAAAAATGAAAGGGCCAGTTCAGCTGTGCTTAAAGGGAAGGGATCAGAAAGGCAACTCAAAACCACAG tTGCTTCCACTACACATCTGAATTCCAGTGTAAGTGCTTCAGCAATCCAAAATAGGACTCCACCCAAGAAAACAACTTCAAGTAATGTAAAAAGGTAA